The Meriones unguiculatus strain TT.TT164.6M chromosome 19, Bangor_MerUng_6.1, whole genome shotgun sequence genomic interval CCTTCTCAGGCCTTTCACTCATGggtacatacacataattaaaaacagaatccttaaaaaaaaaaaagtccccctGTAAAACCTAGTAGTCACTCAGGTTTGAGAAGGACGGACCCAAATTCTCAACAGGTAGCAGCCTTCAACTTTAAGTGCAGACTCCACTTTCCCTGTTCCATAcatgcctgttttgtttgtttcagaagaGGAAGGCGATCTTTTTGATGACCCTCTGCCAACACCTTTAAGGCACAAAGTTCCGTACCAGGTAACTCTTCTCCCTGATGTATTTTCAATGAAGGCACTGCCACAAGACCAGCCTGAACTGCGCCAAAGGCAAGGGTGCTGCAAAGCAGAGAGTATGTGGAGTGCTACTTCGGCCAACTTCATAGACTGTGAAGAATGCAACAGTGACAGTGAAGAAGAGCTACAAACCCCACCTTCACCGCAGGGAGGTCTGGGCCCCGAGACACTGCCCCAGCAGGGTGCTGGTGCAGACACACCGCAGTGGGAAGTATTCTTCAAAAGAAGAGATGAAGTCACAGATGAATGTTCAGAAAACTTACCTTCCTccatagagacaggaggatctcagtCGCCAAAGCTTTTCAGTGACTCACCAAAGCTTTGCAGTGATTCTGATGGAGAATCTACCCACATCTCTTCCCAGAATTCCTCTCAGTCAACACATATAACAGATCAAGGAAGTCAGGGCTGGGATAGCCAGTGTGATACTGTTCTGCTATCATCCCAAGAGAAAAATGGTGGAGACAGTACCTCTTTGAACAAGGGTGTCTGCAAACCAAAAATCAAAGAGAATACTTCTGCCTCTCAAATGAAACAGAATGCACTGTGTCCACAGGACACTTCCTGTGACTTGGAAAGCAGAGATGAAGTAAATAAAGATCCTTGCATTAGAGAACCAGACACTCTGAGTGGCAGGAAATCCCCACTGGAGAAAACACTGCTAACCAGTGCACGTGGGGATTCGCAGAGCTCCTCTGATTTTGAAATCCCCTCAACTCCAGAGGCTGAGCTTCCTAAGCCAGAGCAGTTACAGTATTTATATGGAAGGCTGGCAACAGGTGAGGGTATAGttgttaaaaaaagaagtgttcaCTCTTAGACATTTAAGAATTAAATTttaggggattgggagggaaagagggagagggctacagctgggatacaagtgaatgtataaaaattcactttttttaaatttttttcttaaataaaaaaaaatttaaaaattaaattttagcaTTTTAGCAAGTATGTCCAATCTTTTGATGTCACAACACAATGTCATGCATACATGTACTGGGCAATATTCATAGCTGTGGATGTATGCAGTCTACAGGGTAGAGCAACCactaaaaaaaaacctacaaaaaagTAACACATCAGTATAATAAAAGATGAAAATGGAATGTTAAAGGATGCTCAAATGacctaaaagagaaaaacagtgtTGCGTGAGATGGCAGAACTAAATCTAAACCCATAATAATCACATTAAATGCAAATGATGTAGAGAGATCCATATAAAGACTCTGGGAAAAACATAACCCAACATTATAGAAAACACAATTCAAGTGATGTAAAGTGAAAAGTAAAACGACAGACCATGTAAATGTGTTAAAGCCACAATGGCTATAGTAAGAGCACATACTATCCTGGACAAAATGTCCAACTTAACAAGAAGATGAAATGGTAGAGCTCTTGCGTAGCAAgtatgaggccctaggttcaatccccagtattgCCCTCCACGAAAGGGACcagatacacaaatacaaaaatgtaACATGCTTCTCTTAGGGAAccagtgtgtgtgtatagtaaGACAAGAACTGAACACCACCAGGCAATTGGATCTGACAGACAAGAGTATTTTACTTCACAGCAGAATAAATCTCTTCATGTGTACAAGGACCATTCCACCAAGACACACCATATCTTCAATCATTACAAGCAGTCTAGAAGAATAAAGGTGGCTGGGTCCTGTTATAGTAATCTGGTAGCAGGGAATGACAGGACCATATGAACCTCAAAAGTCCtgggggcagggctggagagatggaccagcGGTTTGCAGCACTTGCTGTTTttgtggaggacccaggtttggttcccagcacccacatggaggctcacaactgtctgcaactccattccaggggacccaggcacacatgtggtgcatatacgtacaagcaggcaaaacactcatacataaaattaaaataaatcttaaaaagcaccaggggggaaaaaaagcaccaGGGAGCTAAGCAAGGCTGTGTTCTAGCTTACTCtaaaggctgagacaggaggggtGGCATTGGAGGTTAAGCCTGCACAACTCTGCAAGAGCTTGTTTCAAGAGATAAAAATGTTACCAGTGCACTGACATTGTTGATTAGAATGTAAAGGAAAATACTTAGAATTAAATGGCTAACATATGTTCTATGAGCTGTTAAACTGCCTTAAAGTACAATGCTTTTGTATTGATGCAAGTGGATCTAATAAAGCTTTGTAAACATTTTCGTAAGCACTTTAGTATGGTGACATTTTACAAATCAAGAGAATGATATAGACACATCACTTAAAATAGCTTAAAAGGAGTCTTACAATTTGCAGATTAAATTAACTGTCACAGATCCTCACTGCTACACAGCAATTAGACCTCGAATTACTGGACCCAACCTACTGGGTGATGACTTagaatatatgcatgtatgtatgtatttgtatgtattcACTAATACTcaaaactttattttgtttttgaggtgaGCCATACTCTCAGCACAAAACTTGGTTTTACTAGGATATTTCATGATCCAAAGTTAGCATTAAAAACATGCCTGCAAATATTGTTCTGAATGTATTTCTAACATTTTATAACTGTGATTTTCATGTTTTAGTTCTTAAGTCTGGCATGAACACTGTCTGGAATGAAGTCAAGAGCTAGGAACAGTAATGTAGATTTATATCAGTATACCTGATCACCAGCTTTTATAGcttatgttttaagttttaagtaCAGAATAATAggaaatatttacatgtttatactgtaataaaaaaaaacaccttataAAGCTTTAGTCTGTGAAACCACACTCTGAGGTAGGCATGAGGGTAAGGCACACAGGTCACTTCACATAGCTAGTGAGCAGCACAGCCAGGGTTCACACACAGGCAACAGGCCTTGAGTCCTTGAGCACTATGCTATATGACAAAAACCTTTCCAAACAGCATTAAAACAGGCAGGACTAACTGAAGTGGCTACTTCAGTTTTCAAGAATGAAAATTAGCCAAGGTTAAAAAAGTTTCAAAATGCCAAGATACATCATAGAATCCTAGAGGCTAGCAACCACACTTAGAGAAGTATCAAACATGCAAAATGATTATATATACATTATCAGTTAGCTTCAGCTGTCAGTTTGACAAACTGGGGGTCACCTGAAAAAAGGGAACTTCAAATGAGGAACTGTCTCCATCATATTGGCCTGTGGCATGTCTTGGGGGATTTTCtaattgttaattgatgtagctgggtctagcccactgtgggcagttcTGTTCCTAGGCAGATGGgcctgggttgtgtaagaaagctagctgagtatGAGACTGGGAACacgccagtaagcagtgttcctttgTGGTTCCAGCCTCTGCTCTTAAGGTCCTGTCATGACTACCTCCAGGTCCATTTCTGAAAACTCTACACACGTAGGACATGAGACTTGAAGGAATCAAACTGGAGCTGAACTGATcacttttgtcacagcaacaaggaggcatacacacaaaaacatatacACATTTGTATTTAGATGAAAGTACAAGGACTATGGCAAGAAGGGAATAGGGGAATGTTGAAAGGCAAGAAAGAGGAATGGAATAGTGAATAGAAGCAAAGTACATTACATGTGTGGAACTTAGAATGAAATtccttttgtttacttgtttgttttgttgttgttgttgtttaaaggtaaaaatctcaaactgggcatggtggcacatttctgtaatcccagccctgagagatggaggcaggatcAACAGTTCCAGATAATCCTCAGCTAAAcagcaaattcaaggctagcctgagctaaaagataccctgtctcaagacCTACCCCTCCCCACAAAATCTTAAGGGCCCATTACATTTCtagtaagaacaaaacaaagccacaCGTTTATTATATACAGGCTCTTTCCCTTTGCCCTCTTAAGTGTCTTTTTAACCTAAATAATAAACAAGACCAAATATCTAGATAGTCAAaacactgattaaaaaaaaagaatcctattTTTAAACCTGAGAATAATTCAGAGTGAGCTTGGCTATGGGGGGTTGGAGGAGGGGAAAAACAGACCTGTAACACTTTTAAGATGATCAAAGAAAAACaagtccatttaaaaaaatatattttcttgattttggGGTAACAGACATACTATGAGGCTCCAAACATGCAAACAGTTTATGTTATGTATTGTGAACAAGTAGCCATGTGAGGGCAATATTCTGAATAACATTGCAGCTTCTCCAAAAACAAGTTAAGATTAGGAAGATAAAGGAAGGGCTGAGTTCCTGAATTCAGTTCATTTTACTTATGCATATTACGGTCTATTAAACAGTCTATTAAAGCCTAGAGCAGTGAGCTCAGGTAAATCTTAATGAGAACACTGAAACCTCGGATTATTTGctgcattttgtttttgtcttcacaCTGGATACCATGATTAGAactcccagacccagaaaagatGAAAGTTTTTTTCCTTATTGGTTTTACtacacagggggaaaaaaatcctatCTAATCTCCATAGGTTAATAAAAGTTCAAACGGACATAACTTTGGCCAAGCTTAGCTTTATCCTATCTAAAATATCCTTGTATAAAACAAGTATCTGCTCAAATATAGGTTACTTTCAAGGACATGcgaaaaatacaaaattaaatttagtgGAAAGGAAATACTAAAACTGCCTGAAGTGACGGTGATGTGGTGTGAATTACACTGTCCCTGGGGACACGTGCTCCCTGGCATCTCCATCTCCTGTTTAGATGAGATACTCAATGTGGACCTCACTTTGTACTGTTCACTCTGCCTGGCACTCCAGCGCGTCCTCTGAGTCACACTGCTGTCTCTTCAAAGAAGGACAATGGCCAGCCACTATGGACTCCAGAGGAGCTGATTAGAGACTCTTCTACAGGATTAAAAAAATCTCTAAGAATTTCAGGTTCAGACAGTCTTTGTAATGGTAGATACTGTTTCAGAATGAGATGAAGCTAAAAGTAAATCTTTCACATTTACATCTGAAATACATTATTAAGATGCCAATGTTTTAGTGTAAAagtagaaaatataataaaaaattcagtGTCACTTATTTGTCTCATATACAAGATCAGTAAGTATTAAATGGGAacaatatagtaaaaaaaaattgtacatttGTCTAAATTGAATTATCTGTTTGGGTCAAGGTAAAAGGTTTTATGTTAACAATCATTGCTTCATCACTTTTCAAACACTGAAGGGGACACTCGTCTGTTCCGACTTCTTAAGCACAAGGTAACTTGTGAATAGCTCGCTTTCCAGGTAACCACCAAATATATACTGTCTATGTGGCCCTGAAGTCTTTAGAAGCAACAGTAGTGTACTTGGCAAATAGCTTGAAACATGAGTTGTACATTAACATACATATAATCTTGATAATAGAAAGGAGTCCCAAGTACTTTTTCAgttgttagaagaaaaacaaaacaaaacataaatatcATGAGCTCCATTTCCTGAAATTTCAGTTGAGGTAACCTCTGCACATCTCAGCTCCGCATTTACATTCAGTTCGGACCCTTTTCTTGGCAGGGCTGTGGTCAATAGAATCTGAAGATAATTCTCCAGAACCTGAAAATATAGGAAGAGAAACAAATGTTTCAGAACAGGGGCTGGAAGCTGCTTCAGCAGTGAAGAGTAGTCCATCCTCTCCTGGAGGACAGTTCAGTTCCTAACATCAACATCAGGCAGCTTATTACTGCCTCAAATTCcaacttctgacctctgtgggtttCACATTCAcaggaacacaaacacacaaatcttCACCTTCAGAAGGTACTTTAgttgggcacagtggtacatgcttTTCATCTCAATacttaggaggttgaggcagccagatctctgagtttgaggccagcctggtctgtacagtgagttccaagccagccaaggctgcatagtgagactgtctcaaaaaactaaacaaaatacttTAGAACTGTTTCTTAAATTTCTGGTTTACAGTAACTAGCAATGGTGTTTACTTTCTTAAGACATTGGTTAACTCCCAAAGAAATAGTTTTGTACTTATGTGAATATCTTGAGACGTTTCATTCTGAGTTATATAGCAACATGGCCTGATCCTCTGTATTAATTGTTAATTATCTTGCCCCTCTCCCTCCAAGATTCTTACTGTCCTGCGAACAATCCCTCTCACACCCCAAAATGATGTTTGTGTTACCCTGCCTCCTGACTGGTCAAATAAAATTTtctacacctgggcagggcaaaagTGAGGTAGGTGAAATTATGGTTCATGGGGTTTGAGGACAGGAGATCCTAGGAAGGAGAAAGTAGagcagaaaggagaaagcaaaatTGCCATTGGATTAAAAAGAACGTGGGCCAAGACGAAAGGCTCCAAGAATGGTGTGGAAAGGaatggcccagatgaagaatatgaGCAAGTATTTTGAGGTTATGGATGGAAAGTAgtccagataggaatggttaaggcagatgacatgggatgggggctgggagataatgagatagcataggtggaattatctgcccagcccaaagtGAAATAAGGCAAATCTAAAATCTAAGAGGTCTCTGTGTCTTACTGATTATGActgcaggttagataataccgccATGATAATTATAGGGccataataaacattattaacaGGTACTTTTAAAATTACCACAACAGAGTTGTCTTGAGAGGGTGTTATAGGCTATGATGACATTTATTAAGAAAGTCCAATGCACAATCATTGTTCTTACATATCACTGAGAGCACAGTGGGGCCAAGTAGTAACAGCATGTAAAGCATATTATTCATAGGAAATATTCACAATCACAATACAGCCAACATAATTAAGTGCTTTAGAAAGTCAGATTCAAGAAGGAATAGAATTCATATGTGATTGAAACCATACTTTTAATCCTGTCAATATTTATCAATTAATGAACGTTCAAAAACATATTAATATTATGGTAAGTCAGCTTCCAAAATGGAAGTACTGAGAAAAGTCAGGCTGTCGTGACTTGGAAGAAAGACTGTGTGCTAGCTTTAGTTTTCAGTTGGGCCCTGGGCCTTAGGTAAGATGACAAAGTCTTACCCCTccaatttgtttcatttttaagatCTTTAAGTTAGTACAGCAAAATGTGCTTCATCATCTCCACACATAATTGGTCTTGCTGATCCTCCTCCCTACTGCTTCCTTCCATCTTCAGTGTTAGTTTGGTTTGTAATCCAAAGTCTTGCCTTCACTGTCATGCTGATACCAacatccataaaattatttttgaagccagtggtggtggcacatgcctttaatcccagcactcaggaggcaggcaggtggatctctatgagtttaggaccagcctggtctacagagtgagctccaggacagaaaGGGTTGTTACACAGAAAGACTCTgtcttaatacaaaaaaaaaaaaaaaaatcttaaatcatACCTTTCATTTGATAGTCAAAAGTCAGCTCTTCTCCAGCATTTATGGTTCTTGTGGAAAATAATGCTATTCTGGGGAGCCGAGTATCAAGGTTATCGATGAAAACACTAAATACCTGAAGATTTGGGTCACActaaaaaagaacaataaaacttGTTTCAGTAAAACTGGTAGGAAGGTGCTCTTCTATTACCACAAAAAACTGCTAACTGCCACATGATCATTTTAAGTTCTACAAACTGTATGCATGCACATTCAAAATACCCCGTTTTCATGTAtaaagttgggttttttttggtttggtttggtttggtttttcgagacagggtttctctgtataacgctggctgtcctggaacctgctctgtagactagAGTGAcctactcag includes:
- the Dclre1c gene encoding protein artemis isoform X3, which translates into the protein MRHPVRFLFQGRNGTVLYTGDFRLAKGEASRMELLHSGGRVKDIQSVYLDTTFCDPRFYQIPSREECLKGILELVRSWVTRSPNHVVWLNCKAAYGYEYLFTNLSEELGIQVHVDKPHMFRNMPDILHHLTTDRNTQIHACRHPKAEEYFQWNKLPCGINSKAKAALHTISIKPSTMWFGERSRKTDVIVRTGESSYRACFSFHSSYSEIKDFLRYICPVNAYPNVVPIGLTVDKVMDVLKPLCRSSQSAEPNYKPLGKLKRARTIRLDSEEEGDLFDDPLPTPLRHKVPYQVTLLPDVFSMKALPQDQPELRQRQGCCKAESMWSATSANFIDCEECNSDSEEELQTPPSPQGGLGPETLPQQGAGADTPQWEVFFKRRDEVTDECSENLPSSIETGGSQSPKLFSDSPKLCSDSDGESTHISSQNSSQSTHITDQGSQGWDSQCDTVLLSSQEKNGGDSTSLNKGVCKPKIKENTSASQMKQNALCPQDTSCDLESRDEVNKDPCIREPDTLSGRKSPLEKTLLTSARGDSQSSSDFEIPSTPEAELPKPEQLQYLYGRLATGEGIVVKKRSVHS